GAGGAATTGTTTTTGAATCACACCAATTGAAAAATGGAGCCGATGGCTTCTTTATAGGACTGAGTTATGGAATTACCATATTCAGTAATAAAAATTATACCGGTTACGGAAAAGACTAATGGAAAAGACACGTATCAATAAATATTTATCAGAAGTAGGCTACTGTTCTAGAAGAGCAGCCGATAAACTGTTGGAGGAAGGCAGAATAACAATTAACGGAAAGATTCCTGAGCTGGGAACTAAAGTTTCTGATGAAGATGTGGTAGAAGTAGATGGAAAACCTGTAAGAGAACCACAGGAAAAACCTGTTTATATAGCTTTCAATAAGCCCGTAGGAATTGTTTGTACTACAGATACAAAACGTGAAAAAAATAATATAGTAGACTACATTAACCATCCAAAAAGAATTTTTCCAATCGGACGATTGGATAAACCGAGTGAAGGGCTGATCCTTTTAACAAGTGATGGTGATATCGTTAATAAAATTCTGAGAGCGAGAAATAATCATGAGAAAGAATATCTGGTAAGGGTAGACAAACCCATCAATCCAAGATTTCTGGAGAAAATGAGAAATGGAGTCCCTATTTTGGATACGGTGACCAAAAAATGTGAGGTTGAGAAGATTGATGATATGACCTTCAGAATTGTGCTTACACAAGGACTCAACAGACAGATCAGAAGAATGTGCGAATATCTTGGGTATGATGTGAAAAAGCTGAAGAGAATTCGTATCATGAATATCAAACTGGACCTTCCTGTAGGGAAGTGGAGAGACCTGACAGAAGAAGAATTTAATGTTCTGAACGCTCTGCTGGCAGATTCCAGCAAGACAATCAACTAAGAATACGAATAATTAATAATGGAGCAGGCAGGAAAATTTATTTTTGCTTAGCTCCTTTGTTGTTTTAATTCCATAATCAATTCCTGATCTAGCTTTGGGAAACGCAGCATTGTTTTCCTGAATACAATGTCAGACAAAACCTTAGGGGCTCTATCTTCTTTTATTTATGAGCTTTCTTACCCTGTTTGGAAAATTTTATACCGTTATGCTCCTTCCTTTACTGAAAAAAGGATGAAGGATAATTGTAATATTTCTATTTTATTTTTTAATTATTTAAGGAGTAATGGTTTATATACATAATATGTTTTCTTGTGTATAAAAAATATATTATATTTATAATAACCATTAAAACCCAAAAATCATGAAATTTAAATTTAGATCAGTTCTATTGTTCCCCCTTATTTTAATTGTACTTAATAATTGCCAGCATCAGGATGATAATCACGATTCCGATCACCCAAGCGAATCTTCTTTTTATATTGACTATAGAAGCCTGAAAGGATCACCAGATGGAATAGCTGTCATAGAGCTCGATCCTGAATCTGCAAACTTCGGAAATATTAGCAGCAAACTCGAATTGGGCATTGGAGTATTACCGCATCATATTTATTACGATAACGATGCAAAAAGATTATTCACAACTGCTTTGGGAGGCAGCTATCTTTATCAGATAAAGGTAGAAAAAAATCAAAATGAACCTCCAAAATTAGTAAGTGCAACCCCCATTGATACAGGAGAGAATACAGTTGGCGAAAATATCTTTTTTACCAATGACGGAAGGTATTTTATGACCTTTATGGGAGGGGCAGGAGGGCCAAAAGATGGTAGTATCGGTGTTTTTAATGCTGCTAATAATCAACTTATCAAAACAATTAAAGCACCCATTCAAACTAACCCAAACAAATTTATAATGTATCCCCACGGTATTTCTGTAAATGAAGAAAAAGGACTCATGATGGTAACCTCTACCATTCACCCGGATCTTACTACCGGAATGGGGAATACCTGTACATTATTGGATCTGAATACCTACGAATTAAAAGAAACCTACCAGGTAGCAGACTCGGATACGGATCTGTCAAGCCCTGTTGAAGTTTTATTGCTGCGTGGAAAATTTCCTCAATATGCACTTGCTACAACGATGCTGGGGGGAGATATTTGGATCGCTCCATACAATGCTGCCACCAAAAAATACGATGCCTTTAGCAAAATATTTGACGGAAGTACACAAGGGCTGGGCTGGGCACTCGAAATGTACATTGATAATACCAACAAATTATATGTAAGCTTTGCAGATCCGGGAAGGGTACTCGTTTTTGATATAAGTAATCTTCCCCAGCTAAAACTTTTAAAAACCTTTAAGGCAGACAGGGGAGCTCACCATATGGCTTTCTTCACCACCAAATCAGGAAAAGAAGTGGTTGCCGTACAAAATAACTTGCTGGATATTCCTAACTTAAACTCCGGGACTATTAATGTAATTGAGATTCGGACAGGAAAAAATTTAGGCACAGTTGATCTGCGCGCTCGATATGGAATGCTGCCGGAATCCATTGAAGGAACTAATGGCCCTAGCAGTTATATGCATCATTAAAATTTAAGATACTATTTCTGATCAATTTTTTTATTAAAACTGCTAGTCAGAATTTTAAACAGCCTCAAATGCTATTTTGGGGCTGTTTTGTAATATTTAGATAGATGTTTTAGAATCTTTTTATTTTAAATATAATCTCATCCTCGCCTCATATTCCGGTTTCAGTTTTAAAAGCTTCCATATTTTTCTGTCATCGGGATAGCTGATCCGGTAGAAGATAATTTTGTCTGCTGAATATTTAAAATAAGGATGATTTTTCAGCCATTCTTCAGGGGCATCTGTCAATGTGTATTTGGAGACCCCGGAGGCGTCCAGAGGCGCTATGGAAATAAGTTTCTGAACCAATTCCTTATCAATATTGTAAGTATCTGAAATCTGCTGTTTATTGACGAAACCTCCCAGCTTTTTCCGAAAACCGATCATAGAACCCGCACTTCTCTCGTCCAGCCCGAACTCCAGGAGCTGTTTAAAAGTAATGGTATTAAGATCAATTTTTGAAAAATCGGTTTTCTCCTGTTGAATTTCCTCCTTGTTTACAGGAGCAGAGGTGAATTTTATGTAAGGCTTTAGTTCCTGAAATTTTTCAGACGAAATAACAAAGCACTTTTGCAGTTCTTCAGGGCTTTTAAAACCTCCCCGCAAATTCCGATCGCGGTAGTTAACAATAGTTATAGCCTGCTTTTCTGAAAATCCGAGTGCTTTCCAGCCGTCAATATCCAATTGATTAGGATCAAAAGAATAGTACCTGACTTTTGTTTTGGCCGCATTATTTATTTTAAAACTGTTGAAATTTTCAGGTGTTTTGTTCGGTAATAGCAAATAAGGCTCAAGCTTATGGTAATTTTCTGAAGAAATTATAAAACATTCTTTAAACTTCTCTTTACTGGTAAAACTTCCACCCAGATACTTTTTGTATTTCAGAATGGCCTCACTCTGTCTTTCACTGAAACCCATTTTTTCCCAGTCATGAGCAGAAAGATGGTCAGGATTGAATGAATTTGTAATGGTAATACTTCTCTTTTCAATAAAATTATACTTCTTTGAATTGCTTTTTTCAGTGGTTTCGGGAAGTAATATAAAGGCTTCCAGATCACCGAATTTCTCTTCAGAAATAGCGAAACATTTCTTTAGCTGTTCTTTGGAAATAAATTTTCCTCCGATCATATCTTTATACTTCAGTATAGTAGAAGCTTGCTTTTCCGAGAAACCAAGCTTCTGCCACTTTTCCTGATCTAAGCCATTAGGGTCAAAGTCTGAGACTTTAGCAGTTAAAGAAGGCCCTGCAATAAACTTTACAGCAGGAAAAGATTCCTTGTCCTTACTCGTATATTTCTGATAGGCTAAAAGAATAGTCAATATCATGACCATAAAAGCCAGTTTTTGGTAATAGTTTTTTCTCATCATAAGGTAAACTTATTGATAAAAACCAAGCATAGCAAGAGTGAAGGGTTAAATGATTAAATATTATATACAGATTTGTCTTATTAATTAAAAATTAGATAATGATATTGCATTTTGTTTGATATAATCCTGTATTTGTAGTTGTTTCGTCTTTTTGACTGTATTGAATTTTAAACAATTGGTAATTAAAAGAGAAGTTTTTCATCTGATAAAAGGTTCATAATTTATAAAATAGATAGATGTGTCCCATTGTTTCGACAGCCTTTATTTTGCTTCATATACGGATGTTGATGGGTGTACTGTTTTATAAATACAGTGTCGGCTCTTGCAGTAGAAAGATATCGGACAGATATGGTCATCTTATCAATTGGAGTCATTTTAAAGAGCTATCTATCGATTTTATTCACCTCCTTTCTAATAATTTTTTACTATTATACGTCACGTTCTGTCGCTTTACTGGCCTACATTTGCTTCAGAATATTACAAAAATGTACATAATAATAGATTGATAGGGTATAATAAACTTTGTTTACCTATTTTAATATATGTTAAAAATGGTTAAATTTGTAAAAATAATAAACTAATACCAACTTGAAAATAACATGGGAATGAAAATACTTTTTAGAATATCTGTGCAGGATATACTGCGATCTTATACTTAGATCGATCTTATCATTACAATTTTTTGACACTGAACAATTTTCCGGAGTTTCCGGAAGCGATAGAAATATATACAATGTGTACAATATTGTATATATAAATGCACATTATATCCCTGTTATTTGAAATGTTTACGACTATATTTGAAAAAAATCAAATACATATGAAAAAAATCTACCTCGGTGCATTTACCTTATGTACCATTCTGGGATCAGCCCAGGAAATTTTATGGCAGAAGGATCTGAAATCTTCAACACAGGACTT
This genomic window from Chryseobacterium sp. MEBOG06 contains:
- a CDS encoding YncE family protein, with translation MKFKFRSVLLFPLILIVLNNCQHQDDNHDSDHPSESSFYIDYRSLKGSPDGIAVIELDPESANFGNISSKLELGIGVLPHHIYYDNDAKRLFTTALGGSYLYQIKVEKNQNEPPKLVSATPIDTGENTVGENIFFTNDGRYFMTFMGGAGGPKDGSIGVFNAANNQLIKTIKAPIQTNPNKFIMYPHGISVNEEKGLMMVTSTIHPDLTTGMGNTCTLLDLNTYELKETYQVADSDTDLSSPVEVLLLRGKFPQYALATTMLGGDIWIAPYNAATKKYDAFSKIFDGSTQGLGWALEMYIDNTNKLYVSFADPGRVLVFDISNLPQLKLLKTFKADRGAHHMAFFTTKSGKEVVAVQNNLLDIPNLNSGTINVIEIRTGKNLGTVDLRARYGMLPESIEGTNGPSSYMHH
- the rluF gene encoding 23S rRNA pseudouridine(2604) synthase RluF, giving the protein MEKTRINKYLSEVGYCSRRAADKLLEEGRITINGKIPELGTKVSDEDVVEVDGKPVREPQEKPVYIAFNKPVGIVCTTDTKREKNNIVDYINHPKRIFPIGRLDKPSEGLILLTSDGDIVNKILRARNNHEKEYLVRVDKPINPRFLEKMRNGVPILDTVTKKCEVEKIDDMTFRIVLTQGLNRQIRRMCEYLGYDVKKLKRIRIMNIKLDLPVGKWRDLTEEEFNVLNALLADSSKTIN
- a CDS encoding helix-hairpin-helix domain-containing protein, whose amino-acid sequence is MMRKNYYQKLAFMVMILTILLAYQKYTSKDKESFPAVKFIAGPSLTAKVSDFDPNGLDQEKWQKLGFSEKQASTILKYKDMIGGKFISKEQLKKCFAISEEKFGDLEAFILLPETTEKSNSKKYNFIEKRSITITNSFNPDHLSAHDWEKMGFSERQSEAILKYKKYLGGSFTSKEKFKECFIISSENYHKLEPYLLLPNKTPENFNSFKINNAAKTKVRYYSFDPNQLDIDGWKALGFSEKQAITIVNYRDRNLRGGFKSPEELQKCFVISSEKFQELKPYIKFTSAPVNKEEIQQEKTDFSKIDLNTITFKQLLEFGLDERSAGSMIGFRKKLGGFVNKQQISDTYNIDKELVQKLISIAPLDASGVSKYTLTDAPEEWLKNHPYFKYSADKIIFYRISYPDDRKIWKLLKLKPEYEARMRLYLK